TGCCTGTACTTCAACCTGTTACCTGTAGGATGTCGAGCTGTACGATGTCGTGCTGTTCGTGTGAGTGACACATAGAAAGGGGTTCTAACGTTGTTTTTTGCTTCTAAACACGCTGGTAACTTTATAGCTCAACTTTGATGGACAACAATTATCAGTGACCTTTattaacacacattttatttaacgATGTGTCGTATCTGACATTCACAGCCGTACTAACATGTACTAACAGAATATAAACAGTGGATCAATGGTGAAAAACAGACTGTAATGTAActgtaatattaataattaaatatgaacAATCAACAAAATTATAGTAAAACACAACTGTTGAGAAATactgaaaaatgaataaaccCAATGTCTTTATAAACTTATAAACAGATATAAACACGAATTATCAAAAAGTAAAGTGTCTGAATTTAGAATGtgtaatttaatgtttaaagtCAAAACTtagttcaaagaaaaaaaaagctaaattagcTTTAACTACTAATTAACAAAATCAACTGGCCAAACTAGTTTTAAAAGAAGCCATGTTTAGAAAGCTAACTTTGCTAACTTTAGCTATCAGGCTCGCTAACACAAACTATTAACTGCCAAATTAGTGCCAGCTAGAATGTGAAGCACAATTGTAGCATATTGCTAATGTAGACCAATGAGGTGATGTATTTAAAATGCTGCCAAATGTTAGCAGTGAGCTACATTAACTTTTACGTAGCTGACAAAACAGAGTATATTAGCACCACAGCCAACTGCTAAGGTTATGAATGAGTCTCTCCCGAAGAGTTTgatgtgaataaaaaaatgagTATTGTGTTAGTTAACTTCATAAATGATCCTCGCAAGTGTTGCGTGGAAACTTCACGCAAGTGTTGCGTGGAAACTTCACGCAAGTGTTGCGTGGAAACTTCATGAATTCAAATTCGcctaatttttttattgtttatttgatcCCATTTAGCTTCTGCTGCAGTTTAATCTGTGTTAATTCaagacattttcacattttactaGGGCATCAAATATGTCCGTAATGGAGATGATTCGGTCAGGATGAAGAAAATTTGATGGAAATCCTAAATTTTTcgttttaaattttaaatttcGGTGAGAAAGTGGAAtcagaaacaaaaatgtattatggCAACGTAACGCTCCCAGAGTTGCCCGACTCGTTGCCCGACTTGTTGCCCGACTCGTTGCCCGACACGTTGCCCGACTCGTTGcccgatgtgtgtgtgtgttccatgcCAACGTCAAACTGACATCCAGAACATTCCAAGTGGTCGTCATCgttctgtgtgtttggttttttaaGAGTATTTTTCTACAGCTTTTTGTATGTCAGGCTTCTTAcaccgtgtgtgtgcgtgtgtgtgtgcgtgtctgtgaaCATGCATCCATGTGTTTGGTTGTATGTGATTTggcttgcgtgtgtgtttctgatgtcacttcctgatTTGGCTTTGTTAccatgatgatgacgatgatgatgaagatgtaaTTGTTTGATGACGTTGGATTTAAATCGAAATGCTTTACGAACTGTAGCCTCTAATGTTTGTGTAACAGTGAATAATTGGTTTGTATCACATTGTATCCCACAAATaaaagtatacacacacactctgtcctgtgtgtgtgactcacagtCAGACCTGTCGCTGTTCACACGtctgtttccacttcctcttgtCCACAAATAAGTGATGGAGATATTTAGCTGAAGTTTATTTTCAGACCAGCTCAACAACGACCTCTGAGCTgtttcataaatacataaagtaatttaatcaacATAAACAAACCAAGAAAATCCATTTGACAAAACTTCACTCGTTCCTCCTGAAGATATcgatttaaaaacaactttgctTTCATATAAattccatttttttaaacactaaTGACTGTGTTTTCACATCCACGTGGAAATAAAGTGtaagtttcagctgtcaatcatcagcTCAGCCGccgtgtgaggtgtgtgtgaacgtcagtgtacgcacacacaccaacacacacctgcTATTATCTCAGTGATAATAAGACGTGTTAGTGTCTGCAAGCGACCATGAACGTAactctgtacgtgtgtgtgtgcgtgtgtgtgcgcgtgcgtgtgtgtgtgacagtctgGTATTAACGCAATCCACAGTGTGACATACCTGTGTTCCCATAATGCCAGgctttatagtgtgtgtgtgatgtctgtcATTTTGCAGAGCAACAAACAACAGAGTTTAAACCCACtgttattaacacacacacaaaaagacactcactctctttctctctctccctctctctctctctttctttctttctctctctcttgagtGTCTTTAATGAATTTGCTGTCAGTTGCTTCTTCCTCTCGGTTCCAGTCACACGTCTCTGCATCGAACAAAGGTAAGAGTGTGTATCAACACACATTCTaaagagtgtgtctgtgtgtgtgtgtagttgtctGCGTGCAGTGAATATTGCatcatttacatttgtatttaattgatttaattatcACATGGCTTAAACTTAGTGGTAAAATTCAGTGTCGACTCGATTTACCTTTCTATTGAAacgtttttttaattcttgtcTCCAATTACTTTTCTCCATATATGTTGAATCATGATGTTTAAGTTAAAATTAAGTGAAAAGCTAATTAACTGATTCTAATTCATTTTTGCTGCAACTAGAGTCAGAGAAAAATTCGCAAATCTGATACTAAGAAATAATAATTCAATATCTATGTTACTTTTCCATATATGCTGAATTTTAATTGTGTAATTaggttttaattaaataaaaatcagagACAGTAAATCTAATAACTTGTCATACTTACTATACTAGTTGGTCAGACGCTTTATTTGACACAGTAATGTGTATTGTTGAATTctattgtttggattttttaatGATTATATCAAGCTCTATTTTACTGTGTTgtctttaaatgtaatattactGTAATGGCTCTGATGACCTGATCTAATCCAACACTTTTCATTATACTtacatatgacaaataaaacaaatgtctgagaTGTTTCAGTGAGAAACAAGTAAAACTCCACAGTTCCGTGATTTCCTCATACGTTTCCTGATAACTCTGGAAATTGTGATTTAAAAGGATTGTAAAGGATTTCCTCGAGAGAGTGGTTttattaaataagataatatGTCCGTCCTGTTTTCCTCTGACTGAATCATGAAGCTGAACATTAGATCTGAATTCATTCATCAGaacgtttttttttcacccGTAAAGTGAGGACATTGTGGTTTGTGAGGACAATTAGTTCAGCTCTCAGTGTTTTAGAAGTTTCAAGGTTAAGACATAATTTTATGAATCTTGTGTCTGCAACTGAGTGTCCTCACAATTAAAGAACAttaacgtttgtgtttgttgcagaTGATGGACGAAGAAGCCACGAAGCGTTACTGTCGTGACGAGGGACTGAAGCCCAAACCAGCTGAGGTGTgcgagtgtctgtgtgtttgtgtgtgtttgtttgtgtgtgtgtggccggaTTTCTTACAGTGTGATGATAATGAATCATAAACTATATCTGCTcctgtaccacacacacacacacaggagagtgTCATGTTAAATGAGTAATAAATCACTGACTCGGTAGAAAGAGATTTTAACTGCAGAACCAACAGACTTTAACaagcaataaaaaatgaatccaTCTCTCAGCTTTCTGTTTTACAAATGTACTCAGCTCAGCTTCGGTCAATCAGAACCttgggtttgtttgttcttgtcTCATGAATCATGTGAGGACCCTCAGATCGACCTAGTGACCCTCTGAAGGGACTCGACCCTCATGTTGAGAACCAGTGTGGACTCACTTATCTGAGCAGATATGAAGTAGTTGAAGCAACTGCTGAATTTGTAtacttcattttctttaacattctcTGTAAACTTGTGTCTGGACGTTTCCTGGAGTTAGTGTTTgtcctgtgaagcagcagcaggttgttgggtccgactcgttcacaccaacaggaacatgtggggaacgTTCAGGcaagggggcggagcctgtagagtaGCAGGACGTATcaattctgctgtggaaagatgtTGTCACCTTCAGTGACGGAGTCACAGcaataaacagcagcagagtgaacACTGTGTGTGAAAGGTCAGAAAGTTAAATGATTACTGTGATGAAAGACTAAATCCTGTTCATCAAACGACAGAGATGGATTGagtgaaaaagaggaagatAAAAGGGAGAAGTGAAAATAAGAGAAGGAATGTGCAAAcagcagactgtgtgtgtgtatgtggatgggtgtgtgtgggtgtgggtgggggggtgtgggtGTATACTTAGGTTCAAGGGGCTGTTTGAGGTTCATACTGTGTTTTGGTTTGTAAAGAACTTTACTCTTgtgataaatataataataataataacatgatgATTTTTCAAGAGCCAGCATCGTGCTTTAGCTTTTCTCAACTCATGTGTAAATCCAGACTAGTTGCATTTACTCAAGGCCTGTAGTTGAACACACCTCATATCGACTTTACTGATCTACACTTATCTAAGGTTTCTAAAGTTACTAAAGTTACAACATAACAAGAGGCTTTAAAGTACCAATATGTACAAGTACATACAGAATGATCAATTGATTGAtattaatcaatcaattgattgattgattaatatttgtttaatgGTTTGCTGCTTCTCTCGTTAATAACTGGAGTTTAGTTGGGACAAAACAAACTGATCCTCAATATAACGATCATCAGATCAATcaataactgaaataaacagGTGATGTTTTATAGAATAATTAGGCAAAGTTTCTTAATATGGGCTGAGGACAAAGTCCAACACCTTggtcactcgctctctctctctctctctcattacaATTTCCACACTCGTTGGTggtgaagagagagagtaaaGTTCAGGTCagtcaggaggagagagagatcacCGTCCTGCCGCAGAGGAAGACGGACACAATGGCCGAGGTGAGTGgtcgaccacacacacacacacacacacacacacacacacacacggtttatAACAGTGCATAACTGTTCATAATAAACAACAAATCAGCGGCAAAATCAACAGATTCAAGCTAAAAGTATGTGGACAGCAGAGCACTACACGATGCTGATTGCAATGATACGATATGATTTTATACGATTTGATTCTTTATGATATTGTAGCGATCGGTGAGCCGGTGTTTTGTTGAAGTGTGGCTGTCTTGTTTGATTCTTGGCTGAtgagttttgtgtatttgttgatgTGGGTTTCATTTGAGTTCACTTGTGCAGCCACTGGGACTGTGGGACGTGGTGTCTGTGATACATATCTTAAATAgtttgtataaatgtgtgtgtgtgtgtgtgtgtgtgtgtgtgtgtgtgtgtgtgtgtgtgtgtgtgtgtttgtgtgtgtgtgtgtgtttagatgaaGTTGTCGGAGTCAGACTCGTCCTCCTGCTGTTCGTGTTGTATCAGACTGAAGGACAGATGTCCTCGACCTCAGGGACTCATCAGCCTGCTCATCACTAAAGGTAGTTTGCTTGTGAATGATACTAGATACTTATAGAATAAATATTCtgtaataattaaaacaaaccacaagaaacacatacatttaaagatgaaaaataaagtgtgtgtgtgtgtgcagtgtgtctgtttgctctGCTGTTCGGAGTTGTCTGGTCCATCACAGGAAGTGAGTGTTTACCTGGAGGGAACCTGTTCGGCCTCGtcatcctcttcatctgctCCGTGCTCGGAGGGAAACTGGTGGGCATGATCCAACTGCCCACGCTAccccccttccctcctctaCTTGGTACGACCCAAGAATCTGATCTGATTTAATCTGatctatgtttattttatcCAAAACAGAATAATTCTAACTGCATCTCCCATTTGTTCGAAAAAtgtattgtgtatgtgtgtgtctgtgtgtgtgtgtaggtatgtTGCTGGCAGGTCTGTTGCTGCGTAATGTTCCGTACATAACAGACGCCGTCTTCATCAACACCCACTGGTCTGCAGCTATGAGGAACATCGCCCTGTCAATCATCCTGACCAGAGCTGGGCTTGGCCTCGACCCCtcggtacacacacacacacacaaactcacataaacacacaagcacacacacatatgaatgATGTTGTGTCACCACAGGTTTAAATCtatatgtgtctctgtgtgtgtgtgtgtgtgtgtgtgtgtgtgtgtgcaggcattGAGTCGTCTGaaggcagtgtgtgtgcgtcttgcGGTTGGCCCCTGTTTGCTGGAGGCCTCCACCGTAGCTGTGgtttctcacttcctgttgggtCTGCCCTGGGTCTGGGGCTTCATACtggggtaacacacacacacacatgctcatagatacacacacacacacacacacacacacacacacacacacactgtattgcTTACTGTCACATTTCTGCGTAGCTTTGTCCTGGCTGCAGTGTCTCCAGCCGTTGTGGTGCCTTCAATGTtgctcctgcagagagagggataCGGAGTGGAGAAGGTAAAGTACCAGCTGAGCACTGATAACTGCTGGTTCTACATTTAACCCCCAGGGGGCCTTGAAACATTCTAACGAGTTTGTGTGATTTTCTGTTAACGTTGTAATGTTGTTCTGTGCGCTTGTTCAGGGAATCCCCACCTTGCTGATGGCTGCCGGGAGTTTTGATGATATTCTGGCCATAACAGGGTTCTCCACCTGCCTGGGAATCGCCTTCTCTACAGGTCAGAGAACGGGTTCTACTCTGTCCTGTTCACTTCTGTTCTTCTTTATCTGCTCAACGTGATGTGGTCGTGTTTGTCCTGCAGGTTCCACGTGGATGAACATCCTGAAAGGTTTCCTGGAGGTAGTGGGAGGGGTCATCGCTGGGCTGATCCTGGGTCTGTTCTTGTGCTTCTTCCCAAGCAAAGACCAGGTTTGACATCGATTAATGTTGAAGTATCataaaaatgaaaccaaatttaattcaaattgtttatgttttaacaTACTCTGCTTCTCTGTCCCTGCAGGAGGACCTTGTGTTGAGAAGGACTCTCATGTTGTTGGGTCTGTCCATATTTTCGGTCTTCTTCAGTCACGTTGTTGGTTTTGCCGGAGCCGGTGGGCTCTGTACGCTGGTGCTGGCCTTCCTTGCTGCTCTGGGCTGGAAAACCgacaaagtaaaacacatcaAAAATCAATGGTTTAAACCTTTTCTAAGCACCATCAGCATGTATGGAACCGTTCACACCACCGACCCTTTGTCCTTTCATCCAGGCCCCAGTGGCAGCCATGGTGGGTCAGGCATGGGATGTTTTCCAGCCTCTCCTGTTTGGTCTGATTGGAGCAGAGATCACCATATCAACCCTCAACCCCAGCACTGTTGGTAAGAACCCTACACGGAACTATTATCAGACTAACCATTCAGTGGACGTGCGCTAAGAGTATTGTCCCGCTTTCTGTTGGCGCCCCAGGTCTGGGTCTGGCCTGTATCAGTATTGGTCTGGTGATCCGTCTGCTCGTTACCTTCCTGCTGGTTCATTTCGGAGGATTCAATCTGAAGGAGAAATTCTTCATCTCTGTGGCCTGGCTGCCGAAAGCCACCGTACAGGTCAGCAACAGGAACTCTACAACTTCTTCAGTGACCATAAGAAcagataaataaagtaaatgtgtttgtgtttttcgcTTGTTGACGCGTCAGGCTGCTATTGGCTCGAAGGCTTTGGACATGgcgagagaggaaagagatgaTGCCTTAATAAAGTTTGGATTGGATGTGCTAACGCTAGCTGTGTTAGCCATCCTCACCACAGCTCCCATAGGGGCACTGGGTATTGGACTGGCAGGACCACGCCTCCTGGAgcgaaaggtcaaaggtcagttttcatttcacaatttAACCTTCAGTATATTGTATTATGTATAAGTCACATTTAGGTAAATTTATCAAATGActaatatttgtttacattcattTTGGCAGACGACGTGGAGGGCGGAGCAACGACTCCAGGCAGCAATGGTATTGGTGGAGAAAAAGACAACGTGACCTTTGAGAGCAAGCTATAAAGGCTCTGATTGGACAAATTGAAGAAGACTTCAAATACCACTTCCTATGTTCACGCTCTATGCAGATGATAAACAGTGATTTATTTATGCAtagtttctgtatttttccttCGTACTTTGGCTCGCTATTGCTAGCTTTGGCTAGCTACTGTCTTCTACCCCTCTGCCCTGTATGGGAAAATCACTCTCGACATGATTGTGTGATTGCAAAAACCATTTCAAACCCATGTAAAGTTACAAGcacaaataaaagctttttgagAAAACTGCATTGCGTTGAAAGTAGGTACAAATTACGATTTGTATTGAAAATGTATCAAAGTCAAGTAAAATTGTATATATACAATATGTGTAGAACAGAAGGTTATATTCAAGCAGTTCaaaaatataattcaaaatcATATGTTAACCTAATTTTAAATGATCATATAAAATGTATGGCAAAGATGTGTACAAACAATACTTCACTGTAAAATTCATTAAATCAAAACTAAATGGTGAGATATTAATTATTGTGAAAAAACTAAGTtaagcattttattttaattcttgttaatatttgtctttatttacattatatgtttttcTGGTGGATATGTACTTCCATAGGGAAAGAATAACGATTCTGTTTCTATTAAAGGTTATTATAAAGTAAAACTAGTCAAATTTGTTGacgtttttctcttttattataGTTACCCGGCCGCTCTTCGCTCTTATTATCATTGTTGTGTTTCGCAcaagcctccagggggcgcgTGTGTTTGTTGGAGACTAAAACCCTAACCGGAATTAAAAGAAATTGGAGCTCAGTTGAACCGGAAGTGTCGTTGGTTGGGTTTCCTCTCCGGCTGGCGGTGAAATAGTCGCTTTAGCTCCGGAGCTAATTCTTCACTTTGTGAACGGAGAAGTTTGAGGTAAAAACACTAAGAACTTTTAATTAATACTTTCGCACTAAGCTCAAAGCGAGCAAACAAGGAGGAAAACGAAttgtatataatatttatatttgcacGCTGGGTTAGCTCTGATGCGAGCTAGCTAATTAGCCGCTGTTAGCTTGTTCCAGCTGCTCCACGGCTAACGTTAACTTGACCGTTAAAGTTAACGCTATTCTTGTCAGGCGTCATTTACCACGGTCTTCGGGTTTGAGTTCAGCGTGGGAGTGAAACCCGCAGCGGCCATTGAGGGTCAATGCTAGTGAAGCACAGCAGAAGCTAATAGGCTAACTCAGCTAGCATCGACACAAGGCACCATTCAATAACATGTTGCTTGTGCGACGATTCgtgtttcctctgtttgttgTCGTTAGTGAATTAATTGCATGTTAAGTGACTGATCAGATCAGTTTGCAGTGAACTCAGTGATGAATTATTCGTTATTAGTTTTTAACATACTGAGAAAAGATCCTTTATATTTgacaattatttttccttttgaacTTTAGATTaagaaacattattttaaaatccCCTAATGTTTTGACTCGTTTAGAGCTGCTTTGTTTAGTCAAATAACGGATCGATGAACGTCTGACAAAAGCTTcaggattttaaatgaaattgtcTGTTTTCAGTCAAATGGGAGACAGCGATGATGAGTTCGA
This sequence is a window from Platichthys flesus chromosome 24, fPlaFle2.1, whole genome shotgun sequence. Protein-coding genes within it:
- the LOC133949630 gene encoding sodium/hydrogen exchanger 9B2, with the protein product MMDEEATKRYCRDEGLKPKPAERESKVQVSQEEREITVLPQRKTDTMAEMKLSESDSSSCCSCCIRLKDRCPRPQGLISLLITKVCLFALLFGVVWSITGSECLPGGNLFGLVILFICSVLGGKLVGMIQLPTLPPFPPLLGMLLAGLLLRNVPYITDAVFINTHWSAAMRNIALSIILTRAGLGLDPSALSRLKAVCVRLAVGPCLLEASTVAVVSHFLLGLPWVWGFILGFVLAAVSPAVVVPSMLLLQREGYGVEKGIPTLLMAAGSFDDILAITGFSTCLGIAFSTGSTWMNILKGFLEVVGGVIAGLILGLFLCFFPSKDQEDLVLRRTLMLLGLSIFSVFFSHVVGFAGAGGLCTLVLAFLAALGWKTDKAPVAAMVGQAWDVFQPLLFGLIGAEITISTLNPSTVGLGLACISIGLVIRLLVTFLLVHFGGFNLKEKFFISVAWLPKATVQAAIGSKALDMAREERDDALIKFGLDVLTLAVLAILTTAPIGALGIGLAGPRLLERKVKDDVEGGATTPGSNGIGGEKDNVTFESKL